In Thermotoga sp. Ku-13t, one genomic interval encodes:
- a CDS encoding class I SAM-dependent methyltransferase gives MKLDNYEDDLERLLPEIEAPVNQIPPRLLVSDKNIEYMIDFLEKTFVESVPYQKIRYFAFLLDVYKKGLYMLTPEIIIDRFIKLYQDIKLTGKIHKPVVAFFNNGLEGLSFHLGKKEPVNLPENLSFWVISGRHRVAIANFLKFETVPTYVLYNRFDNGAGLPIKLLPVYWKYYIEQNENVYEERIKSTYVGIFNGSYQASIDPEKRSIVREFVLKVNPKKLIDVGCNKGELSYEFMKYGIQVLGIDITPRDQLGLPDDYPFLQMDIVKEELPTTADIILFLSVYHHILYNYGKGTADKVFMKLLKNTHYLVFDSGHPEEQGVYRQAWIKAMREHFRTEKQLLDHFGLPYKVLGKW, from the coding sequence GTGAAACTGGATAATTACGAGGACGATCTGGAAAGATTACTCCCGGAAATTGAAGCACCTGTGAATCAGATCCCACCTCGATTGCTTGTGTCTGATAAAAACATCGAGTACATGATAGACTTTCTCGAAAAAACTTTCGTTGAGTCCGTTCCGTATCAAAAGATCAGATACTTTGCTTTTCTTCTCGACGTATATAAAAAAGGCCTTTACATGTTAACTCCTGAGATCATCATAGATAGATTCATCAAGCTCTATCAGGACATCAAACTAACTGGTAAGATCCACAAACCTGTTGTGGCTTTCTTTAACAACGGTCTGGAGGGTCTAAGTTTTCACCTGGGAAAGAAAGAGCCTGTGAACCTACCAGAAAATTTGTCATTCTGGGTCATAAGCGGCAGGCACAGAGTCGCTATCGCGAATTTTCTGAAGTTCGAAACTGTACCGACATACGTTCTTTACAATCGGTTCGACAATGGCGCAGGTTTACCGATTAAACTCCTTCCAGTGTACTGGAAATACTATATAGAGCAGAATGAGAATGTCTATGAAGAACGAATAAAATCAACCTATGTCGGAATCTTCAACGGTAGTTATCAAGCATCAATTGATCCTGAGAAAAGAAGCATTGTAAGGGAGTTTGTCTTGAAAGTTAATCCAAAAAAGTTGATCGATGTCGGGTGCAATAAAGGCGAACTTTCTTATGAGTTCATGAAGTACGGTATTCAGGTCTTGGGAATTGATATCACACCTCGAGATCAGCTGGGTTTGCCCGATGATTATCCTTTCTTGCAAATGGACATAGTTAAGGAAGAACTTCCGACAACCGCAGATATTATTCTCTTTTTGAGCGTGTATCATCACATCCTGTACAACTATGGTAAAGGTACGGCAGACAAGGTTTTCATGAAACTCCTAAAGAACACACATTATCTGGTGTTCGACTCGGGCCATCCAGAAGAGCAAGGCGTTTACAGGCAAGCCTGGATAAAAGCTATGAGAGAACATTTTCGAACAGAAAAGCAACTCTTGGATCACTTCGGTCTGCCATACAAAGTTCTTGGTAAATGGTGA
- a CDS encoding flagellin encodes MRINHNINALNAWRSMSETQYSMSKTLEKLSSGLRINRAGDDAAGLAISEKMRGQIRGLNMAVKNAQDAISLIQTAEGALTEVHSILQRMRELAVQAASDTNTDVDRYQIQAELDQLREEIDRIARTTEFNTMKLLDGKIESFRPQADVKVVTGGNFDLKASQSIDLNGYELADIAVNTASATKIDLSMLGKALGNVTVTASGATVSILAGGATVASFTVSDNADNATWVSNISGLRFEIVFSDASVSAGAIRAFVDSVRISLATSVVINFDDVNEGSYVVEVGQFVGAGTSALDVRINYFNESGLAFAPIVDFSQGKAVYGQVTGSISYSTTDDKFVIDIAGGLKGIGFTWSTGVYNINSFGGALPEEEVVDSGVVRAEERWYKDTSLIFQIGANEGHNMVAGLDDMRAAALGLSTESLKVTDQDSAERTIMVIDAAIHKVSSARARLGAVQNRLEHTISNLGVAAENLTAAESRIRDADMAKEMMEFTKQQILMQSSMAMLAQSNALPQTVLQLLR; translated from the coding sequence ATGCGGATCAACCACAACATCAACGCATTGAATGCGTGGAGAAGCATGAGCGAGACGCAGTACTCGATGAGCAAAACACTGGAAAAGCTTTCTTCTGGGCTGAGGATCAACAGGGCAGGAGACGACGCAGCAGGCTTGGCAATAAGTGAAAAAATGAGAGGACAAATCAGAGGTTTGAACATGGCAGTAAAGAACGCGCAGGATGCCATATCGTTGATTCAGACAGCGGAAGGAGCCCTCACAGAGGTACACTCGATTTTGCAGAGGATGAGAGAACTCGCAGTTCAGGCAGCGTCCGACACGAACACGGATGTTGACAGATACCAGATCCAGGCAGAACTGGATCAGCTCAGAGAAGAGATTGACAGAATCGCAAGAACAACAGAGTTCAACACGATGAAGCTTTTGGATGGAAAGATCGAAAGCTTCAGACCACAGGCGGATGTGAAAGTGGTTACGGGTGGGAATTTTGATCTCAAGGCCTCACAGTCCATAGATTTGAATGGTTACGAATTAGCTGACATTGCGGTGAATACAGCTAGTGCTACCAAAATTGACCTATCAATGCTTGGGAAAGCTTTGGGAAACGTCACGGTAACTGCAAGCGGTGCGACTGTGTCGATCCTTGCTGGAGGAGCAACAGTGGCGAGCTTTACCGTATCGGACAACGCTGATAACGCAACGTGGGTAAGCAATATAAGTGGTTTAAGGTTTGAAATTGTTTTCTCTGATGCTAGCGTTTCTGCCGGCGCAATAAGAGCTTTTGTTGACTCTGTGAGAATATCGTTGGCAACTTCCGTGGTGATAAACTTTGATGACGTGAACGAAGGTTCCTACGTTGTAGAAGTCGGTCAATTTGTGGGAGCTGGTACAAGCGCCTTGGATGTCAGAATAAACTACTTCAACGAATCAGGCCTTGCATTCGCACCTATTGTTGATTTCTCACAAGGTAAAGCTGTATATGGGCAGGTTACTGGGTCTATCAGTTATAGCACAACTGATGACAAGTTCGTGATCGACATAGCTGGAGGACTCAAAGGAATCGGGTTCACCTGGTCCACAGGAGTCTACAACATCAATTCCTTCGGTGGTGCCTTGCCTGAAGAGGAAGTGGTCGACAGCGGTGTGGTGAGAGCAGAAGAAAGATGGTATAAAGACACATCTTTGATCTTCCAGATCGGAGCCAACGAAGGGCACAACATGGTAGCTGGTCTCGACGATATGAGAGCAGCTGCGCTTGGACTCTCCACAGAGTCGCTCAAAGTCACCGATCAGGACAGCGCAGAAAGAACGATCATGGTGATAGACGCGGCGATACACAAGGTGAGCAGTGCGAGGGCAAGGCTTGGAGCAGTGCAGAACAGGTTGGAACACACGATAAGCAACCTTGGAGTTGCGGCCGAGAACCTGACAGCGGCAGAGTCTCGAATCAGAGACGCAGACATGGCAAAAGAGATGATGGAATTCACGAAACAGCAGATACTGATGCAGTCGAGCATGGCGATGCTGGCGCAGTCGAACGCGTTGCCGCAGACGGTGCTGCAGTTGTTGAGATAA
- the pheT gene encoding phenylalanine--tRNA ligase subunit beta, producing the protein MQVPVEWLKELVDIDVSAEELAHRLTMASVSVERIFNPFASGKIVSARVAEVHPHPNAEKLRVCRVFDGSSYHTTITSDTNVKENDFVVIAFPGSRFADGSEVRQTSIRGVLSEVVMCSLQELGLEEKSDHVYIVEEDIEPGVDMIKHWKLDEPVLDLDITPNRPDCLGIIGVAREVAVLLGKELKQPEPEIECLDEPVERFVSVHIEDVGGCPRYCAAYMQSGGVKNSPVWMKRRLMACGIRPINNIVDASNYVMLLTGHPVHVFDYSKVKDGKIVVRCARKGERVVLLDEKLYELTGIETLITDGENILAVGGVMGGRDSGVTSETKELLLEVAYFDPVRIRRTSKVLNIRSDASHRFERGVDPNDAEFVMKLLIRTIQQVSGGLSAKGFIDVYPRRIERKSVKLRREKLKRVLGIDVPDAEVVRILKSLGMEVQSDGTGWNVLVPTHRPDISIEEDLIEEVGRIFGYEKIQAEVPRILALAGGWNDYQRFRRRVKQLAQACGFNEAVNLSFCKSATIRQLIGQEPLKLNNPMVEDMDSLRPSLLFGLIDCVAYNIRRQSRDLKFFEVAKIYGFEDGSMFEREKLGLIASGKLEEDDYTDTRNVSFLWLKGVIEEIGKHLNLYFEFEPADIDWLTPGRRAEIYLNGQKVGYMGMLNRKFNELYDIKAEVYFAELDMQTMFENYNPVPSIPTLGAFPYVRRDISLLLPVGSRANEILKFLKNSHSFVERVGVSDVYTGKGLPENTVSVTFYVIYRAPDRSLTDEEVNQLFEETIQKVEQTFKVRRRF; encoded by the coding sequence GTGCAGGTGCCAGTGGAATGGCTCAAAGAACTGGTCGACATCGATGTCTCTGCTGAAGAACTCGCCCACAGGCTCACTATGGCCAGTGTGAGTGTGGAGAGGATCTTCAATCCCTTCGCATCCGGAAAGATCGTCTCTGCTCGCGTCGCCGAAGTTCATCCTCATCCGAACGCCGAGAAGCTGAGAGTGTGCAGAGTCTTCGACGGATCGAGCTACCACACAACGATCACGTCGGACACGAATGTGAAGGAAAACGACTTCGTGGTCATAGCGTTTCCAGGCTCCAGGTTTGCCGATGGCAGTGAGGTTCGACAGACGTCCATCAGGGGTGTGCTCTCAGAGGTGGTCATGTGCTCTCTCCAAGAACTCGGTCTGGAAGAAAAATCGGACCACGTGTACATCGTGGAGGAGGACATCGAGCCCGGTGTGGACATGATCAAGCATTGGAAGCTGGACGAACCCGTGCTGGATCTGGACATCACGCCAAACAGGCCAGACTGTCTCGGGATCATCGGTGTTGCGAGGGAAGTAGCTGTTTTACTTGGAAAGGAATTGAAACAACCTGAGCCAGAAATAGAGTGCCTCGATGAACCAGTCGAAAGATTCGTCTCGGTTCACATAGAAGATGTTGGAGGCTGTCCACGCTACTGCGCTGCTTACATGCAGTCCGGTGGTGTGAAAAACAGTCCCGTGTGGATGAAGCGCCGTCTCATGGCCTGCGGTATCCGGCCCATAAACAACATTGTGGATGCATCTAACTACGTGATGCTTTTGACGGGCCATCCGGTCCACGTGTTCGATTATTCGAAAGTGAAAGACGGGAAGATCGTGGTCAGATGTGCGAGAAAGGGTGAGCGGGTCGTTCTCCTTGACGAAAAACTCTACGAACTCACCGGCATAGAAACGCTCATAACAGATGGTGAGAACATCCTCGCGGTCGGGGGCGTGATGGGTGGTCGCGATTCTGGCGTGACTTCAGAAACGAAAGAATTGCTTCTCGAGGTCGCGTATTTTGATCCGGTCAGGATCAGGAGAACTTCGAAAGTCCTGAACATAAGAAGCGACGCATCCCACAGGTTCGAAAGGGGTGTAGATCCAAACGATGCGGAGTTCGTGATGAAACTCTTGATACGCACGATCCAGCAGGTCTCAGGTGGTTTGAGTGCAAAAGGTTTCATCGATGTCTATCCACGTAGAATAGAGCGAAAGAGTGTGAAGCTGCGCAGAGAAAAGTTGAAAAGAGTTCTCGGCATCGATGTTCCAGACGCTGAAGTTGTTCGCATTCTCAAATCGCTGGGCATGGAAGTACAGAGCGATGGAACCGGCTGGAACGTGCTCGTTCCGACCCACAGACCCGACATTTCCATTGAAGAAGACCTGATCGAAGAGGTCGGCAGGATCTTCGGCTACGAGAAGATCCAGGCGGAGGTGCCGCGGATACTCGCGCTCGCCGGAGGATGGAACGATTATCAGAGGTTCAGGCGAAGAGTGAAACAGCTCGCACAGGCTTGTGGTTTCAACGAAGCCGTGAACCTGTCTTTCTGCAAGTCTGCCACAATCAGGCAGTTGATCGGTCAGGAACCTTTGAAGCTGAACAATCCCATGGTCGAGGACATGGACAGCCTCAGGCCTTCGTTGCTCTTTGGTTTAATCGACTGTGTGGCGTACAACATCAGAAGACAGAGCAGAGATCTCAAGTTCTTCGAAGTTGCGAAAATCTACGGCTTCGAGGACGGTTCCATGTTCGAACGGGAAAAACTCGGTTTGATCGCCTCTGGAAAGCTCGAAGAAGACGATTACACAGACACCAGGAACGTGTCTTTCCTCTGGCTCAAGGGTGTGATCGAGGAGATCGGGAAGCATTTGAATCTGTACTTCGAGTTCGAACCTGCCGACATCGACTGGCTCACACCTGGCAGGCGCGCCGAGATCTACCTCAACGGTCAGAAGGTTGGTTACATGGGCATGCTGAATCGGAAGTTCAACGAGCTGTACGATATCAAAGCCGAGGTCTACTTCGCCGAGCTGGACATGCAGACGATGTTTGAAAATTATAATCCTGTTCCTTCGATCCCGACGCTCGGCGCGTTCCCGTACGTTCGAAGGGACATTTCCCTGCTGCTTCCAGTCGGGAGCAGGGCGAACGAGATACTGAAGTTTTTGAAGAATTCTCACAGCTTCGTTGAGAGAGTCGGTGTCAGTGACGTGTACACGGGCAAAGGCCTTCCTGAAAACACCGTCAGTGTCACGTTCTACGTCATCTACCGGGCTCCAGACAGATCACTCACCGACGAAGAGGTCAACCAGCTGTTCGAAGAAACGATTCAGAAAGTTGAGCAGACCTTCAAAGTGAGGCGAAGGTTCTGA
- a CDS encoding MBL fold metallo-hydrolase, whose product MTQTTVLFDSGTHKFYFLGWEEKEEEIVQTNQYLIVDGNEAVLLDPGGAHVFPRVLANVSEIVDPSKVTYIFYTHQDPDVTSGIILWLSIAENSKVYISNLWVRFLPHFGVFDQRRIVPIPDHGDTIRFRSGNVLEIIPSHYLHSTGNFTLYDPTARILFSGDIGTCVFPAGRRYRETEDFESHVKNMELFHKRYMTSNVACRKWVDIVSKKQIEQIAPQHGAVMKGNCVQKFFQWLRELKCGIDLIDQFYGK is encoded by the coding sequence TTGACACAAACCACCGTGCTTTTTGACAGCGGCACTCACAAATTCTATTTTCTTGGCTGGGAAGAGAAAGAGGAAGAAATCGTTCAGACGAACCAGTATTTGATCGTGGATGGGAACGAGGCGGTATTACTCGATCCAGGTGGTGCACACGTTTTTCCAAGAGTTCTGGCGAATGTCTCAGAGATAGTGGATCCATCGAAAGTAACTTACATATTCTACACCCACCAGGACCCTGATGTGACTAGTGGAATAATTCTGTGGCTATCCATAGCCGAAAACAGCAAGGTTTACATCTCGAATTTGTGGGTGCGCTTTTTGCCACATTTTGGTGTGTTCGATCAAAGGAGAATCGTGCCAATACCGGACCATGGAGATACGATCAGGTTCAGAAGCGGTAACGTCCTAGAGATAATACCGTCGCACTATCTGCACTCAACGGGCAATTTCACGCTCTACGATCCGACAGCGAGGATACTCTTTTCTGGAGACATCGGAACGTGCGTCTTTCCTGCCGGCAGAAGATACAGAGAAACTGAGGATTTCGAATCGCACGTGAAAAACATGGAGCTGTTCCATAAAAGGTACATGACCAGCAACGTCGCCTGCAGAAAATGGGTCGATATCGTTTCGAAGAAGCAGATAGAACAGATCGCGCCACAGCATGGAGCGGTCATGAAGGGTAATTGTGTTCAGAAGTTTTTCCAGTGGCTGAGGGAGCTTAAGTGTGGGATCGATTTGATCGATCAGTTCTACGGGAAGTGA
- a CDS encoding methyl-accepting chemotaxis protein, with protein MDRKTFEKISSAFFAENLMTSFMSQLDEALVSRVIELQKQIRSVMENFSRMSQELTKLQAQFSKDSEALSLAFESIKKVNDEMQSQLSKSGASLEHASEKFDSALEQTSRTIESFKETKNMVEEINNIAKQTKLLALNASIEAARAGEHGRGFAVVAAEIQKLAGESSSAAQEITKKVQQLSEMIEKSLDGLKTVGELFELFRSSTEQMLSFLKQNAELIVQARGTFEQAEENFESQKRSIEETHRVLNIANEKFDAMLRVIRSVVRAQQKLKDVRL; from the coding sequence GTGGACAGAAAAACTTTCGAAAAGATCTCTTCAGCCTTCTTCGCAGAAAATCTAATGACCAGCTTCATGAGTCAGCTCGATGAGGCACTCGTTTCGAGAGTGATCGAACTACAGAAGCAGATCAGATCCGTTATGGAGAATTTCTCGAGGATGAGTCAGGAACTGACAAAACTTCAGGCACAGTTCTCCAAGGATAGCGAGGCACTCTCTTTGGCTTTTGAGTCCATCAAGAAGGTGAACGACGAGATGCAGTCGCAGCTTTCGAAATCCGGTGCGAGTCTGGAGCACGCGAGTGAGAAGTTCGACAGCGCTCTGGAACAGACGTCCAGAACAATCGAGAGCTTCAAAGAAACGAAGAATATGGTTGAAGAAATCAACAACATTGCGAAACAGACCAAGCTCCTTGCTCTGAACGCTTCGATAGAGGCCGCGCGTGCGGGTGAACACGGCCGGGGTTTCGCGGTGGTGGCCGCGGAGATACAGAAGCTCGCGGGAGAATCGAGCAGTGCGGCGCAGGAGATAACGAAGAAGGTGCAGCAGCTGAGTGAGATGATAGAAAAATCTTTAGATGGCTTGAAGACCGTTGGAGAACTCTTCGAACTGTTCAGAAGCTCTACAGAACAGATGCTTTCTTTCCTGAAACAGAACGCAGAACTCATCGTTCAGGCGAGAGGAACCTTTGAACAGGCGGAAGAAAACTTCGAAAGCCAGAAACGTTCGATAGAAGAAACACACCGTGTTTTGAACATCGCTAACGAAAAGTTCGACGCGATGCTCAGAGTTATAAGGTCGGTGGTCAGGGCACAACAGAAGCTGAAAGATGTGAGGTTGTAG
- the thiI gene encoding tRNA uracil 4-sulfurtransferase ThiI, translating to MKKALERHNIHSQVHTIHGRLLVNTPHEAADIIRKVPGVVSVSPAWRMDYENVPRFLSEHLAGMNPSSFKVEARRINKAFHKTSQQINEEIGAFVVQNFGWKVDLENPELAIGIEMIDNEAYVFFETKKGVGGLPSTTQGKLVLLLSPGIDSPVAGFLMLRRGASLVALHFDQGHSETVKQMVNVLNDYSSEPIELIVIDHHESFSPYVIELERMRKREWTCVLCKILMLKKAEQIARQKSALGIVTGDSLGQVASQTLENLFLESSAVNLPIYRPLIGMDKDETVKIAKDIGTFDIFLKAARHSCPFRPSSVVTRGSIHVLRRIIDAFKSQGLWQD from the coding sequence ATCAAAAAAGCCCTCGAGAGACACAACATTCACTCTCAGGTTCACACCATACATGGCAGGCTCCTGGTGAATACGCCCCACGAGGCGGCAGACATCATCAGGAAGGTTCCGGGCGTCGTGTCCGTCTCACCGGCCTGGAGGATGGACTACGAAAACGTGCCCAGATTCCTTTCAGAGCATCTTGCCGGTATGAACCCATCTTCTTTCAAAGTTGAAGCGCGAAGGATCAACAAAGCCTTTCACAAAACCTCACAGCAGATCAACGAGGAAATCGGAGCTTTCGTTGTTCAGAACTTCGGTTGGAAGGTGGATCTGGAAAACCCAGAGCTGGCGATAGGCATCGAAATGATAGACAACGAAGCATACGTGTTCTTTGAGACGAAGAAAGGAGTCGGTGGCCTTCCATCTACGACTCAGGGGAAACTCGTATTGTTGCTGAGTCCCGGCATCGACTCGCCCGTTGCAGGTTTTCTGATGCTCAGAAGAGGTGCGAGCCTGGTCGCGCTCCACTTCGATCAGGGTCATTCCGAAACCGTCAAGCAAATGGTGAATGTTTTGAACGATTATTCTTCCGAACCCATAGAATTGATTGTTATCGATCACCACGAATCCTTTTCGCCCTATGTCATCGAGCTCGAAAGGATGCGCAAAAGGGAATGGACCTGCGTTCTGTGTAAAATTCTGATGCTCAAAAAAGCTGAACAGATTGCAAGACAGAAATCTGCCCTCGGCATCGTGACCGGTGACAGTCTGGGCCAGGTCGCGTCGCAGACGCTTGAGAATCTTTTTCTTGAAAGCAGCGCGGTAAACCTTCCCATCTACAGACCTCTCATAGGCATGGACAAAGATGAAACAGTGAAGATCGCAAAAGACATCGGCACGTTTGACATCTTCCTCAAAGCTGCGAGACATTCCTGCCCGTTCAGACCTTCTTCTGTCGTAACGCGTGGTTCAATACACGTGCTGAGGAGGATAATCGATGCCTTCAAGTCCCAGGGCCTCTGGCAGGATTGA
- a CDS encoding glycosyltransferase, producing MLEEIAKLVQKGEFEKAKLYADKIESALDRHNVLGIIFYQEGKLDEALNHFKKALEFDPTHDDVLFNYAKLLYEKQDYFESWRYLTRIKHKSWEVYDLLGDTQLKQDNLAMAVHYYRKACELNAPEQMKQKFEEARRLFKRSEKIAIFCLPGLDNFIKDIAQILSNIYEVKLVVTTDGRQIQEAYSWADIVWLEWANEMAVEITNKLPKAGKRILCRLHGYESLRTDFLNNIKWAKVDHVVFVAENVLKTALENCPQLRSVPHSLVWNGIDLTKFTFKIRKPGPNIVFVGHFNYKKNPVLAVQILKKLTDIDPRYNLSWAGQMQDERMQRYIWHVLERMGIQNKFKFDGFITNVEAYLEDKNVFLSTSIHEGYGVAILEAMSKGIKPVIHNFYVAEEFYPKEYIFHTVDEAVEMIRSFDYDSVKYREFVEQNCPLEKQVELIERTIKNRASEKRAPSIQPRLLETTKISLAGVNIHVVDPYKLRITV from the coding sequence ATGCTCGAAGAAATCGCTAAACTCGTTCAAAAGGGCGAATTCGAAAAGGCGAAGCTGTACGCGGACAAGATTGAATCTGCTTTGGACAGGCACAATGTGCTTGGAATCATTTTCTATCAGGAAGGCAAGCTGGACGAGGCGTTGAATCACTTCAAGAAAGCTTTAGAGTTCGATCCGACCCACGACGATGTTCTGTTCAACTACGCGAAATTGCTCTACGAAAAGCAAGACTACTTCGAGTCCTGGAGGTATCTGACACGAATAAAGCACAAAAGCTGGGAAGTGTACGATCTTCTTGGAGACACCCAGCTCAAACAGGACAATCTGGCGATGGCGGTGCATTATTACAGAAAAGCCTGCGAGCTCAATGCGCCCGAGCAGATGAAACAGAAGTTCGAAGAAGCCAGAAGATTGTTCAAAAGAAGTGAAAAGATAGCCATCTTCTGTCTTCCCGGTCTGGACAACTTCATAAAAGATATAGCGCAGATTCTATCGAACATCTACGAAGTGAAGCTCGTAGTGACCACCGACGGCAGACAGATTCAGGAAGCCTACAGCTGGGCGGACATCGTCTGGCTTGAGTGGGCGAACGAGATGGCCGTGGAGATAACGAACAAACTGCCGAAGGCGGGAAAGAGAATTCTGTGCAGGTTGCATGGTTACGAATCTCTTCGCACAGATTTCTTGAATAACATAAAATGGGCCAAGGTTGACCATGTTGTTTTCGTGGCAGAAAATGTTTTGAAAACCGCCCTTGAAAACTGTCCTCAGCTTAGATCTGTTCCTCATTCGTTGGTTTGGAACGGCATAGACTTGACTAAGTTCACGTTCAAGATAAGAAAACCTGGCCCCAACATTGTTTTTGTGGGGCATTTCAACTACAAGAAAAATCCTGTGCTTGCCGTTCAAATACTGAAAAAGCTGACAGATATCGATCCAAGGTACAACTTGTCCTGGGCCGGCCAGATGCAAGATGAAAGAATGCAAAGGTACATCTGGCACGTACTGGAAAGAATGGGAATACAAAATAAATTCAAGTTCGATGGATTTATCACAAACGTCGAAGCTTATCTGGAAGACAAGAATGTTTTTCTCTCCACCAGCATACATGAAGGGTACGGCGTAGCGATACTCGAAGCCATGAGTAAAGGAATAAAACCAGTGATTCACAACTTCTATGTGGCGGAGGAGTTTTATCCTAAAGAGTACATCTTTCATACTGTTGACGAGGCAGTGGAAATGATAAGATCGTTTGATTACGACTCCGTAAAGTACCGCGAGTTTGTAGAGCAAAATTGTCCACTTGAAAAGCAAGTAGAATTAATTGAGCGAACCATAAAGAATCGCGCCTCTGAAAAGAGGGCACCATCAATACAACCCAGGCTTTTGGAAACAACGAAAATCTCCTTGGCTGGTGTCAACATCCATGTTGTTGATCCGTACAAGTTGAGGATTACAGTGTGA
- a CDS encoding alpha/beta hydrolase, whose amino-acid sequence MLPFEYDKNKPFNIQKRSFLNFNLVSFDAVYEPVVEESRRVYVYEFLANEPKLDLIFVHGMGNRNISYLLWFAENFKNHGINTYFLILPYHWFRAPSSWRGGEPFFSTSPKYCSVRFHEAVKDVRRTLDYVEQSSSFPKTIMGFSFGGMIATMALAIDIRFEKGILSFTGGDWRWINWYAPHTEQLRKDYMRLSNEYNCRDEETCVKNRAEALRKLDELESIEDIFHLQPACFHYDAISYAKFVQKPVLFFRGLFDRVIISKSSRALIERLKDVRQVLLPCGHRSSYFFRRFILRQSLRFLLEGVNTIDHRSIR is encoded by the coding sequence ATGCTCCCGTTCGAGTACGATAAGAACAAACCGTTCAATATCCAGAAGAGGTCTTTTCTGAACTTCAACTTGGTTTCTTTCGATGCTGTTTATGAACCCGTTGTGGAGGAAAGCAGGCGCGTCTACGTGTACGAGTTCCTCGCGAATGAACCAAAGCTCGACCTCATCTTCGTGCACGGCATGGGCAATAGGAACATATCCTATCTGCTCTGGTTCGCCGAGAATTTCAAAAATCACGGGATCAACACTTACTTTCTCATTCTGCCGTACCACTGGTTCCGCGCCCCCTCATCCTGGCGGGGTGGGGAACCTTTCTTTTCAACCTCTCCGAAATACTGTTCTGTCAGGTTTCACGAAGCCGTCAAGGACGTTCGAAGGACGCTCGATTACGTAGAGCAAAGTTCAAGCTTTCCCAAGACGATCATGGGTTTCAGCTTCGGTGGCATGATCGCCACCATGGCGCTCGCCATAGACATCAGGTTCGAAAAAGGGATTCTTTCGTTCACCGGTGGGGATTGGCGCTGGATCAATTGGTACGCGCCGCACACAGAACAGCTCAGGAAGGATTACATGCGCCTTAGCAATGAATACAACTGCCGGGACGAAGAAACCTGCGTTAAGAACCGTGCAGAGGCTCTCAGGAAACTGGACGAGCTTGAAAGCATAGAGGACATATTCCACCTGCAGCCAGCCTGTTTCCACTACGATGCTATATCGTACGCGAAGTTCGTGCAAAAACCGGTCCTGTTCTTCAGAGGGCTGTTCGACAGAGTCATCATTTCGAAGAGCTCGCGCGCCTTGATCGAGCGTCTCAAAGACGTCAGGCAGGTCCTGCTTCCCTGTGGCCACAGATCGTCGTACTTCTTCAGAAGATTCATCCTGAGGCAGTCGTTGAGGTTCTTGCTTGAGGGGGTGAACACAATTGATCATCGTTCGATACGGTGA